The following proteins are co-located in the Camelina sativa cultivar DH55 chromosome 12, Cs, whole genome shotgun sequence genome:
- the LOC104729493 gene encoding probable vacuolar amino acid transporter YPQ1 isoform X1, which translates to MVLVYEGYCLKEKKACVRWVERYFDDCLCNINDDVSFALGIASLICWGVAEIPQIITNFRTKSSHGVSLSFLLAWVAGDIFNLVGCLLEPATLPTQLYTALLYTVSTVVLVIQTIYYDYIYRLCRHGRTKICQTDEEDEEKRPLKPPKATGSAISIPRGSYKDSPRREFYYTSARSLAGSGTPPLRSSYFRVAKSGPSALAIENVYSSDEDETMSTCPVITITQPRAIPRPAGFGTFLAASASLPLQAKSLAEKYAHASSRRLLNERIVEHSALGQWLGWLMAAIYMGGRIPQIWLNIKRGSVEGMNPLMFVFALVANATYVGSILVRTTEWDNIKPNLPWLLDAIVCVVLDLFIILQYIYYKYCRSQSIKTEEEDGYGDYVEASKTFVS; encoded by the exons ATGGTGTTGGTGTATGAAGGTTACTGCTTAAAGGAGAAGAAGGCATGCGTGAGATGGGTAGAGAGATACTTCGACGACTGTCTCTGTAACATAAACGACGACGTTTCGTTCGCACTTGGAATCGCTAGCCTCATCTGTTGGGGCGTCGCTGAGATTCCTCAGATCATCACTAACTTCCGTACAAAGTCCAGTCACGGtgtctctctctccttcctccTCGCTTGGGTTGCCGG TGATATCTTCAATCTCGTCGGTTGTCTTCTTGAACCAGCTACT TTGCCGACTCAGCTCTACACAGCCTTG CTTTACACCGTGAGCACTGTGGTATTGGTGATCCAGACTATTTACTACGATTACATCTACAGACTTTGTAGACATGGACGCACTAAGATCTGTCAAACG gatgaggaagatgaagagaagagacCATTAAAACCACCGAAGGCGACGGGATCTGCTATTTCCATCCCAAGAGGATCTTACAAAGATTCTCCTCGGAGAGAGTTCTATTACAC GTCGGCAAGATCGTTGGCAGGAAGCGGAACACCTCCATTAAGATCATCTTACTTTCGAGTGGCTAAGAGTGGGCCTTCGGCTTTGGCAATAGAAAATGTTTATTCATCGGATGAAGATGAGACAATGTCTACGTGCCCTGTCATAACCATTACCCAACCAAGAGCAATTCCTAGACCG GCAGGTTTCGGAACGTTTTTGGCTGCATCGGCTAGTCTTCCGCTTCAGGCCAAAAGCTTAGCTGAAAAGTACGCACATGCTTCAAGCAGACGGCTTCTAAAT GAAAGAATAGTAGAGCATAGCGCGTTGGGACAATGGTTGGGATGGCTAATGGCCGCCATTTACATGGGCGGACGCATCCCTCAGATTTGGCTCAAC ATCAAAAGAGGAAGCGTTGAG GGTATGAATCCACTTATGTTTGTATTCGCGCTTGTAGCCAATGCAACATATGTTGGTAGTATTCTTGTCCGAACAACTGAATGGGACAACATCAAACCAAACCTCCCTTGGTTGCTTGATGCTATTGTCTGCGTCGTACTCGATCTTTTT aTAATATTGCAGTATATCTACTACAAGTATTGCAGGTCACAGAGCATaaaaaccgaagaagaagacggctATGGAGACTATGTCGAAGCAAGCAAAACTTTTGTTTCGTGA
- the LOC104733113 gene encoding putative F-box/kelch-repeat protein At3g24610, with product MRELSSTMSSDYPDPEEVQPDNRRRKKMKEATPSWYGLPDEVAVSCMARVSRLDQAALSLVSKRHRTLVASPELCRTRSLIGCTEASFYVCLRILPDPTPRWFVLACNRRLSPISSHPCLAPESSSFVVVDWGIYVIGGIINGDPTPEVLFLDCFSKTWRRVPSMKMARVSPSVSLVDGKVYVFGGCRGEEADDSSNWAEVFDTKTQTWSSYFTTPKLAHSINQIVVIEEEKKVYAVDDDDQSFNFLPSEGTFWRSGKRDSKLGNRDDWCVIGKLLYCRGTRGRILWCHPDELDWKDVKGLEELQLYLSGSRYILRDIRWRTMERPIKTKVKYDISKLCSNSAGNIVIFWNAHLADSETMELWSAEISLERREDDDIWGKIEWSNAIFNLDPLSNSYNVKILFSASVRV from the coding sequence ATGCGAGAGCTGTCGTCGACGATGTCGTCCGATTACCCCGACCCTGAAGAAGTGCAACCGGACaatagaagaaggaagaagatgaaagaggcGACTCCCTCGTGGTACGGGTTACCGGATGAGGTGGCTGTGAGTTGCATGGCTCGCGTCTCGAGATTGGACCAAGCAGCTTTATCTCTCGTCTCCAAGAGACACCGCACTCTCGTAGCTTCCCCTGAGCTCTGCCGCACTCGATCACTCATTGGTTGCACCGAGGCGTCTTTCTACGTCTGCTTGCGCATCTTACCTGACCCAACCCCACGCTGGTTCGTCCTCGCCTGTAACCGTCGGCTGAGTCCGATCTCCTCGCACCCCTGTTTGGCTCCTGAGTCATCCTCTTTCGTGGTGGTGGATTGGGGAATCTATGTAATCGGTGGAATCATAAACGGAGATCCAACTCCCGAAGTCTTGTTCCTCGACTGTTTCTCTAAGACATGGCGCCGCGTCCCGTCCATGAAGATGGCTCGTGTTTCCCCATCGGTAAGCCTAGTAGACGGTAAGGTTTACGTTTTTGGAGGGTGTCGAGGAGAGGAAGCTGATGATTCTTCAAACTGGGCGGAGGTATTCGATACAAAGACCCAAACTTGGAGTAGTTACTTCACTACTCCCAAGTTGGCGCATAGTATCAACCAAATTGTggtgatagaggaggagaagaaggtttACGCTGTTGACGACGATGACCAAAGCTTTAACTTTTTGCCAAGTGAAGGCACATTTTGGAGAAGCGGGAAGAGAGATTCCAAGCTAGGAAACAGAGACGATTGGTGTGTCATAGGGAAATTGTTATACTGTCGTGGTACTCGCGGGAGGATACTGTGGTGTCATCCAGATGAGTTGGATTGGAAGGATGTGAAAGGTTTGGAAGAGCTGCAATTGTATCTCTCTGGTTCCAGATACATCTTGAGGGACATCCGCTGGCGTACCATGGAACGGCCAATAAAGACCAAAGTCAAATATGATATTAGCAAACTTTGTAGTAACTCTGCTGGGAACATTGTCATCTTCTGGAACGCGCATCTTGCAGATTCTGAGACTATGGAGCTTTGGTCTGCAGAGATTTCTTTGGAGAGGCGGGAGGATGACGATATTTGGGGGAAGATTGAGTGGTCCAATGCTATCTTCAATCTTGATCCTCTCTCAAACTCATATAACGTTAAGATCTTATTTTCTGCTTCTGTCCGTGTATAA
- the LOC104729493 gene encoding probable vacuolar amino acid transporter YPQ1 isoform X2, with protein sequence MVLVYEGYCLKEKKACVRWVERYFDDCLCNINDDVSFALGIASLICWGVAEIPQIITNFRTKSSHGVSLSFLLAWVAGDIFNLVGCLLEPATLYTVSTVVLVIQTIYYDYIYRLCRHGRTKICQTDEEDEEKRPLKPPKATGSAISIPRGSYKDSPRREFYYTSARSLAGSGTPPLRSSYFRVAKSGPSALAIENVYSSDEDETMSTCPVITITQPRAIPRPAGFGTFLAASASLPLQAKSLAEKYAHASSRRLLNERIVEHSALGQWLGWLMAAIYMGGRIPQIWLNIKRGSVEGMNPLMFVFALVANATYVGSILVRTTEWDNIKPNLPWLLDAIVCVVLDLFIILQYIYYKYCRSQSIKTEEEDGYGDYVEASKTFVS encoded by the exons ATGGTGTTGGTGTATGAAGGTTACTGCTTAAAGGAGAAGAAGGCATGCGTGAGATGGGTAGAGAGATACTTCGACGACTGTCTCTGTAACATAAACGACGACGTTTCGTTCGCACTTGGAATCGCTAGCCTCATCTGTTGGGGCGTCGCTGAGATTCCTCAGATCATCACTAACTTCCGTACAAAGTCCAGTCACGGtgtctctctctccttcctccTCGCTTGGGTTGCCGG TGATATCTTCAATCTCGTCGGTTGTCTTCTTGAACCAGCTACT CTTTACACCGTGAGCACTGTGGTATTGGTGATCCAGACTATTTACTACGATTACATCTACAGACTTTGTAGACATGGACGCACTAAGATCTGTCAAACG gatgaggaagatgaagagaagagacCATTAAAACCACCGAAGGCGACGGGATCTGCTATTTCCATCCCAAGAGGATCTTACAAAGATTCTCCTCGGAGAGAGTTCTATTACAC GTCGGCAAGATCGTTGGCAGGAAGCGGAACACCTCCATTAAGATCATCTTACTTTCGAGTGGCTAAGAGTGGGCCTTCGGCTTTGGCAATAGAAAATGTTTATTCATCGGATGAAGATGAGACAATGTCTACGTGCCCTGTCATAACCATTACCCAACCAAGAGCAATTCCTAGACCG GCAGGTTTCGGAACGTTTTTGGCTGCATCGGCTAGTCTTCCGCTTCAGGCCAAAAGCTTAGCTGAAAAGTACGCACATGCTTCAAGCAGACGGCTTCTAAAT GAAAGAATAGTAGAGCATAGCGCGTTGGGACAATGGTTGGGATGGCTAATGGCCGCCATTTACATGGGCGGACGCATCCCTCAGATTTGGCTCAAC ATCAAAAGAGGAAGCGTTGAG GGTATGAATCCACTTATGTTTGTATTCGCGCTTGTAGCCAATGCAACATATGTTGGTAGTATTCTTGTCCGAACAACTGAATGGGACAACATCAAACCAAACCTCCCTTGGTTGCTTGATGCTATTGTCTGCGTCGTACTCGATCTTTTT aTAATATTGCAGTATATCTACTACAAGTATTGCAGGTCACAGAGCATaaaaaccgaagaagaagacggctATGGAGACTATGTCGAAGCAAGCAAAACTTTTGTTTCGTGA